The Gemmata palustris genome includes a region encoding these proteins:
- a CDS encoding HpcH/HpaI aldolase family protein: MRTNPVKQLLKSGKPTVGTWLSLGSVTASRFLARAGFDWLTVDVEHSLVNVETTTHMIASIADAGSVPLVRVPSNRHDHIKRVLDNGGFGVVVPMVNTRQEAEDAVSACLYPPFGTRSVGGSVHALNFAANPVDYYAKANDEILIVLQCEHIQAVRNFEEVYSVPGIDAVFVGPNDLAASMRSADGKPPHPDVFKQALADILAAAKRIGVPAGIHTFSIEEAKSRIADGWQFIAVNSELKFLTDGAKQVVDGLGLGKGGDLAKY, from the coding sequence ATGCGCACCAATCCCGTTAAGCAACTCTTGAAGTCCGGTAAACCCACGGTCGGAACCTGGCTCTCGCTCGGCAGCGTCACCGCGTCGCGGTTCCTCGCGCGCGCTGGTTTCGACTGGCTCACCGTCGACGTCGAGCACTCGCTCGTCAACGTCGAGACCACCACGCACATGATCGCGTCGATCGCGGATGCCGGGAGCGTGCCGCTCGTGCGCGTGCCCTCCAACCGGCACGACCACATCAAGCGCGTCCTCGACAACGGCGGGTTCGGCGTCGTGGTGCCGATGGTGAACACGCGCCAGGAGGCCGAGGACGCCGTGAGCGCGTGCCTGTACCCGCCGTTCGGCACGCGGAGCGTCGGCGGGAGCGTTCACGCGCTGAACTTCGCCGCGAACCCGGTGGACTATTACGCGAAAGCGAACGACGAGATCCTCATCGTGCTCCAGTGCGAGCACATTCAGGCCGTGCGGAACTTCGAGGAAGTGTACTCCGTGCCCGGTATCGACGCGGTGTTCGTCGGCCCCAACGACCTCGCCGCGAGCATGCGCAGCGCGGACGGCAAACCGCCGCACCCGGACGTCTTCAAGCAGGCCCTCGCGGACATCCTGGCCGCCGCGAAGCGGATCGGTGTGCCCGCCGGCATTCACACGTTCAGCATCGAAGAAGCGAAATCGCGCATCGCGGACGGCTGGCAGTTCATCGCGGTGAACAGCGAACTGAAGTTCCTGACCGACGGGGCCAAGCAAGTCGTCGATGGTTTGGGACTGGGTAAGGGGGGCGACCTCGCTAAGTATTGA
- a CDS encoding oxidoreductase has product MAKFFKYKSVAELEAENARLGIDLRFSDDLAPLFQPRPVGPRTVGNRWCVHPMEGCDGEPDGSPGELTFRRYQRFGAGGAKLLWGEACAVTQQARANSRQILLNESTKSAFARIVAECRSAHRDANGTDSDLLFGLQLTHSGRYSHPRPIIATHDPILDPRTTANRATGARVTADYPLITDDELKHLVDDYVRAAQLAVEVGFDFIDIKQCHRYLLNELLGARNRPGPYGGSYENRTRFARETIQAVREAVPNHIVIATRMNVYDGIPFHKAANADGTPDTHALPLVNGWGMSESHPFTVDLTEPLRWIADMRGLGVSLVNATMGNPYAQPHYGRPFEYPPPDGYESPEHPLTGVDRHFRAAEAIQRAFPDLALVGTGYSYLQEFLPQGAAANVRDGRVSIVGVGRGTLAQPDWVRQLLDSGKLDRKRVCRTFSYCTAIMRAKQHPLGQYATGCPPFDKEAYGEIWKEVQQLSVKKSPSASE; this is encoded by the coding sequence ATGGCCAAGTTCTTCAAGTACAAGTCGGTCGCGGAACTGGAAGCGGAGAACGCGCGGCTCGGGATCGATTTGCGGTTCTCCGACGACCTCGCGCCGCTGTTCCAGCCCCGCCCCGTCGGGCCGCGCACCGTCGGCAACCGGTGGTGCGTTCACCCGATGGAAGGGTGCGATGGCGAACCCGACGGCTCACCGGGGGAACTCACGTTCCGGCGGTACCAGCGGTTCGGGGCGGGTGGGGCGAAACTCCTCTGGGGCGAGGCCTGCGCCGTCACGCAGCAGGCGCGCGCCAACTCCCGGCAAATCTTACTTAACGAATCCACCAAGTCGGCGTTCGCGCGAATTGTCGCCGAGTGCCGCAGCGCCCACCGCGACGCGAACGGGACCGACTCCGACCTGCTCTTCGGCCTGCAACTGACGCACTCCGGGCGCTACAGCCACCCGCGCCCGATCATCGCCACGCACGACCCGATCCTCGATCCGCGCACGACCGCGAACCGGGCGACCGGCGCGCGGGTCACGGCCGATTACCCACTGATTACCGACGACGAGCTGAAGCACCTCGTCGACGACTACGTTCGCGCGGCGCAGCTCGCGGTGGAGGTGGGCTTTGACTTCATCGACATCAAGCAGTGCCACCGCTACCTGTTGAACGAGTTGCTCGGCGCGCGGAACCGGCCCGGTCCCTACGGCGGCAGCTACGAGAACCGCACCCGCTTCGCGCGCGAGACGATTCAGGCCGTGCGCGAAGCGGTCCCAAATCACATCGTCATCGCCACGCGGATGAACGTGTACGACGGCATCCCGTTTCACAAAGCCGCCAACGCCGACGGCACACCGGATACCCACGCGCTACCGCTGGTGAACGGCTGGGGGATGTCCGAGAGTCATCCCTTTACGGTGGACCTCACCGAACCGCTGCGCTGGATCGCGGACATGCGCGGGCTGGGCGTGTCGCTCGTAAACGCAACGATGGGAAACCCATACGCGCAGCCGCACTACGGGCGCCCGTTCGAGTACCCGCCGCCGGACGGCTACGAATCTCCCGAGCACCCGCTCACCGGCGTGGACCGGCACTTCCGGGCGGCCGAGGCCATTCAGAGGGCGTTCCCCGATCTCGCGCTGGTGGGCACGGGGTACAGCTACCTGCAGGAATTCTTGCCACAAGGCGCCGCGGCGAACGTCCGCGACGGTCGCGTTAGCATCGTGGGCGTGGGGCGCGGAACGCTGGCTCAACCCGATTGGGTGCGCCAGTTGCTCGATAGCGGCAAGCTCGACCGCAAGCGCGTCTGCCGCACGTTCAGCTACTGCACGGCAATCATGCGCGCGAAGCAGCACCCGCTGGGCCAGTACGCGACCGGGTGCCCGCCGTTCGACAAGGAGGCCTACGGCGAAATCTGGAAGGAAGTGCAACAGTTGAGTGTGAAGAAATCACCGTCCGCGAGCGAATGA